One window from the genome of Phycisphaerales bacterium encodes:
- a CDS encoding L-lactate dehydrogenase codes for MSRESSSSSSRIAVIGMGRVGVASAYAMLIQGVADRLALIDVDRPRRHAEALDLKHGLTFVPTCDIVEGDLDAAADSDIVVITAGVKQKPGQSRLDLAEINATMLRDMIPRVVEVAPQSIILMVTNPVDVMTMVAQSVAAPLGFAPSRLIASGTVLDSSRFRSLLAARLDVAVSSVHASIVGEHGDSSLPLWSSATVGHTPLHLYEPRGKRPLNVRDRVSIFESVRGAAQEIIAGKGATDSAIGLTVARLCRAILRDERAVLTAGSVHGQAPPGVMMEGPTCFSLPTVVGREGVNRVVLEVPMNDAEKAGLSESVRVIREAYGRVAKS; via the coding sequence GTGAGTCGCGAATCATCTTCAAGTTCCAGCCGCATCGCCGTCATCGGCATGGGGCGCGTGGGCGTCGCCTCCGCGTACGCCATGCTCATCCAGGGCGTGGCCGATCGGCTGGCGCTCATTGACGTCGACCGGCCCAGGCGCCATGCCGAGGCGCTTGATCTCAAGCACGGCCTGACCTTTGTTCCGACCTGCGACATCGTCGAAGGCGATCTCGATGCGGCGGCGGACAGCGACATCGTCGTCATCACCGCCGGTGTGAAGCAGAAGCCGGGCCAGAGCCGCCTCGATCTCGCCGAGATCAACGCGACGATGCTGCGCGACATGATCCCGCGCGTGGTTGAAGTTGCCCCGCAGTCGATCATCCTCATGGTGACCAATCCGGTGGACGTGATGACGATGGTGGCGCAGTCCGTCGCCGCGCCGCTCGGCTTTGCGCCGAGCCGCTTGATCGCCTCGGGCACGGTGCTCGACTCTTCGCGCTTCCGCTCGCTGCTGGCGGCGCGCCTCGACGTGGCCGTGAGCAGCGTGCACGCGTCGATCGTCGGCGAGCACGGCGATTCAAGCCTGCCGCTGTGGTCTTCGGCCACCGTCGGCCACACGCCGCTGCACCTCTACGAACCGCGCGGCAAGCGCCCGCTGAACGTGCGCGATCGCGTGAGCATTTTTGAATCGGTGCGCGGCGCAGCGCAGGAGATCATCGCCGGCAAGGGCGCGACCGATTCGGCCATCGGTTTGACCGTCGCTCGACTGTGCCGGGCGATTCTGCGCGATGAAAGGGCCGTGCTGACGGCGGGCAGCGTCCACGGCCAGGCGCCGCCGGGCGTGATGATGGAGGGTCCGACGTGCTTCTCATTGCCGACCGTTGTCGGCCGCGAGGGTGTGAATCGAGTCGTGCTCGAGGTCCCCATGAACGACGCCGAGAAGGCGGGACTCAGTGAAAGTGTGCGGGTGATCCGCGAGGCGTATGGGCGGGTGGCGAAATCCTGA